The following coding sequences lie in one Myxococcus xanthus genomic window:
- a CDS encoding TerC family protein, translating into MSSGPWCWCCSRWTPCPLYNSNAFAILGLRALYLVLAGTVGTLRYLHYGLAGVLAFAGLKMVLEPWLHVLPMTSVLIIVTLITGAAWASQRARRREARAAAASRPGAPVEREA; encoded by the coding sequence TTGTCTTCTGGGCCGTGGTGCTGGTGTTGCTCGCGGTGGACTCCGTGCCCCCTCTACAACTCCAACGCCTTCGCCATCCTGGGGCTGCGCGCGCTCTACCTGGTGCTGGCGGGCACCGTCGGGACGCTGCGCTACCTGCACTACGGCCTGGCGGGTGTGCTGGCCTTCGCGGGGCTGAAGATGGTGCTGGAGCCGTGGCTCCACGTCCTGCCCATGACGTCCGTGCTCATCATCGTCACGCTCATCACGGGGGCGGCGTGGGCCAGCCAGCGCGCGCGGCGGCGGGAGGCACGCGCGGCGGCGGCGTCCCGGCCCGGCGCCCCCGTGGAACGGGAGGCCTGA
- a CDS encoding low molecular weight phosphatase family protein: MNKVIFACVRNAGRSLMAEAFFNVMVDPQKARAVSAGTQPGDKVHPEVLAAMRDIGIDLHDVKPRLLTDDLAQDAQWLITLGCGEACPQVPGLQREDWPLEDPKDKSDVLVHRIRDELAARVAGLLEREGWMRAG; the protein is encoded by the coding sequence ATGAACAAGGTCATCTTCGCCTGTGTACGCAACGCTGGCCGCTCGCTGATGGCGGAGGCGTTCTTCAATGTGATGGTAGACCCCCAGAAGGCGCGCGCCGTCTCCGCGGGGACGCAGCCTGGCGACAAGGTGCATCCCGAAGTGCTCGCGGCCATGCGGGACATCGGCATCGACCTGCACGACGTGAAGCCCCGCCTGCTCACGGACGACCTGGCCCAGGACGCGCAATGGCTCATCACCCTGGGATGTGGCGAGGCCTGTCCCCAGGTGCCGGGGCTCCAGCGCGAGGACTGGCCGCTGGAGGACCCCAAGGACAAGTCGGACGTCCTGGTCCACCGCATCCGCGACGAGCTGGCCGCCCGCGTGGCCGGATTGCTGGAGCGCGAAGGGTGGATGCGCGCCGGCTAG
- a CDS encoding TonB family protein, with the protein MPDAPAKARAPEDVLFASAFRDHETGARSRQRTLMLVLAVIGLHAAALIGAASFWHGTPRRLEGETTRGEVLVLRLTAMPPSDPEGDVTGPAPAPPRPRTARRPRPLRAPLPPRTAAAPRASELAEPLSVGRPAGIPAHGRDSLAGRAVAGITQRALGPGLPGLLVEPPPATAPDNREDAARRYFEQMFRDRFEDVPYPHEARMAGIEGSLVLRISVGVQGQLVALGVLGPCPHPLLCEAAQEAVRHAAPFPPPPPALGDRVTVELPFNYHLE; encoded by the coding sequence ATGCCGGACGCACCAGCGAAGGCCCGCGCGCCGGAGGACGTGTTGTTCGCCTCGGCCTTCCGTGACCACGAGACAGGGGCCCGGAGCCGTCAACGCACGCTGATGCTGGTCCTGGCCGTCATCGGTCTGCACGCCGCGGCGCTCATCGGCGCGGCCTCTTTCTGGCACGGCACACCGCGACGGCTCGAAGGCGAAACCACTCGGGGAGAAGTCCTCGTGCTCCGCCTGACCGCCATGCCACCTTCGGATCCCGAGGGGGACGTCACCGGGCCAGCCCCCGCGCCCCCTCGGCCCCGGACCGCGCGCAGGCCTCGCCCCTTGCGCGCCCCCTTACCGCCGCGCACCGCCGCGGCACCGCGCGCCTCCGAACTCGCGGAGCCGCTGTCCGTCGGGCGCCCCGCCGGCATCCCAGCCCATGGCCGTGACAGCCTGGCGGGCCGCGCCGTGGCGGGCATTACCCAGCGCGCCCTGGGGCCAGGCCTCCCGGGGCTGCTCGTGGAGCCGCCGCCCGCCACGGCCCCCGACAACCGCGAGGACGCGGCCCGGCGCTACTTCGAACAGATGTTCCGCGACCGCTTCGAGGACGTTCCCTACCCCCACGAGGCGCGGATGGCGGGCATCGAAGGGTCCTTGGTGCTGCGCATCTCCGTGGGCGTGCAGGGCCAGCTGGTGGCCCTGGGGGTGCTGGGCCCCTGCCCCCACCCCCTCCTGTGCGAAGCCGCGCAGGAGGCGGTGCGGCATGCCGCGCCCTTTCCTCCGCCTCCGCCAGCGCTCGGCGACCGGGTCACCGTCGAGCTGCCCTTCAACTACCACCTGGAATGA
- a CDS encoding DUF938 domain-containing protein has protein sequence MKRHAPATERNRESLLAVLREVLPASGRVLEVASGTGQHAAWFARALPHLVWQPTDVDAESLESIEAWRTEEGPPNLLPPRRLDASAESWPETAVDVILNVNMIHISPWAACQGLMRGAGRVLIPGGLLVLYGPYFVEGRETAPSNLEFDASLRARNPAWGVRSLEAVTAEAALHGLERERVVDMPSNNLTVVFRKPRPPVSPH, from the coding sequence ATGAAGCGTCACGCCCCGGCCACGGAACGCAATCGCGAGTCCCTGCTCGCTGTCCTCCGCGAAGTCCTTCCCGCCTCCGGCAGGGTGCTGGAGGTGGCCAGCGGCACCGGCCAACACGCGGCCTGGTTCGCCCGAGCCCTCCCCCACCTCGTCTGGCAGCCCACCGACGTGGACGCGGAGTCGCTGGAGAGCATCGAGGCGTGGCGCACCGAGGAAGGCCCGCCCAACCTGCTGCCGCCACGCCGGCTCGACGCGAGCGCGGAGTCCTGGCCGGAGACGGCCGTGGACGTCATCCTCAACGTGAACATGATTCACATCTCCCCCTGGGCGGCCTGCCAGGGATTGATGCGAGGCGCGGGCCGGGTGCTGATTCCCGGCGGGCTGCTCGTCCTGTATGGCCCCTACTTCGTCGAGGGCCGCGAGACGGCTCCCAGCAACCTGGAGTTCGACGCCTCCCTCCGCGCCAGGAATCCAGCGTGGGGCGTGAGGTCGCTGGAAGCCGTCACCGCCGAGGCCGCCCTGCATGGCCTGGAGCGCGAGCGCGTGGTGGACATGCCCAGCAACAACCTCACCGTGGTGTTCCGCAAACCCCGTCCTCCGGTGTCCCCGCACTGA
- a CDS encoding ATPase, T2SS/T4P/T4SS family: MSPPPSPISAVIAGLLETLAREDRSVATPPAARTFDEAARALYAIAGQTRAAHFSVWADTLEDGQDAAGISLFFHDVPDTSAPPGLLGAEKRVVRHALDLSLHGPLTEAMAALAKRGADARRPDRGSVPFPYDASSPEVEFRVVFQPGALGPWVISVARDPRTRDAFPSFASLPLSAEEADFLSERFLRLDSLFQGQLVLFTGARGSGRTTSLHAAIEALPDGVRGLAALETPRATDLRFSIVQPGGEMTMPGTLRAFLRQDPDLVFADEVRTDEELQMLINASLTGHGTAGVLEAQTPEAALQRVRAAIPNVPVSPLLVHHTVDAQSGARTVALYRVVEDGTPPARIERWRPD, encoded by the coding sequence ATGAGTCCGCCCCCTTCGCCCATCTCCGCCGTGATTGCAGGACTGCTCGAAACGCTGGCCCGGGAGGACCGCTCCGTGGCCACGCCGCCCGCAGCGCGAACTTTCGATGAAGCCGCGCGGGCGCTCTACGCCATCGCCGGGCAGACGCGGGCCGCGCACTTCTCGGTGTGGGCGGACACGCTCGAAGACGGGCAGGACGCCGCGGGCATCAGCCTCTTCTTCCATGACGTCCCCGACACGTCGGCACCACCGGGGCTGCTCGGCGCGGAGAAGCGCGTGGTGCGGCACGCCCTGGACCTGTCGCTCCACGGGCCCCTCACGGAGGCCATGGCGGCGCTCGCGAAACGCGGCGCCGATGCCCGGCGGCCCGACCGGGGCAGCGTGCCATTCCCCTACGACGCCAGCAGCCCGGAGGTGGAGTTCCGGGTCGTCTTCCAGCCGGGCGCGCTGGGCCCGTGGGTCATCTCCGTGGCCCGGGACCCACGGACACGGGACGCGTTCCCCTCGTTCGCCTCGCTGCCCCTGTCCGCCGAGGAGGCCGACTTCCTGTCGGAGCGCTTCCTCCGGCTCGACTCACTCTTCCAGGGGCAGTTGGTGCTCTTCACCGGCGCGCGCGGCTCGGGGCGGACGACGTCGCTCCACGCGGCCATCGAGGCACTCCCGGACGGTGTGCGCGGGCTGGCCGCGTTGGAGACGCCCCGCGCCACGGACCTCCGCTTCAGCATCGTCCAGCCCGGAGGTGAGATGACGATGCCTGGCACACTCCGCGCGTTCCTGAGGCAGGACCCGGACCTGGTCTTCGCGGACGAGGTCCGCACGGACGAGGAACTGCAGATGCTCATCAACGCGTCGCTGACAGGGCACGGAACGGCGGGCGTGCTCGAGGCCCAGACGCCCGAGGCCGCGCTCCAGCGGGTGCGCGCCGCGATCCCCAACGTTCCCGTGTCGCCGCTCCTCGTGCATCACACCGTGGACGCGCAGTCCGGCGCACGCACGGTGGCGCTGTACCGCGTGGTGGAGGATGGAACGCCCCCCGCGCGCATCGAGCGCTGGCGGCCCGACTGA
- the infC gene encoding translation initiation factor IF-3: MIREQRSSRGGSRDQRTNRRIRAREVRVVGSDGSQLGVMPLEAALDRARTEGLDLVEISPMASPPVCKIMDYGKFKYEEKKKASEAKRAQVTVLLKEVKLRPKTEEHDYEFKVRNTRRFIEDGNKAKVVIQFRGREITHKEQGTAILDDVAKDLKDVAVVEQMPRMEGRLMFMILAPTPKVAQKARELVRQAATAAKRTPPPGAPAAGKSAGASSGAGEKSEEKAEETAEETKEAQAAPAAAEAQSPTAS, from the coding sequence ATCATTCGCGAACAGAGAAGCAGCCGCGGCGGGAGCCGCGACCAGAGAACCAATCGCCGTATCCGTGCCCGTGAGGTCCGCGTCGTCGGGTCTGACGGTAGCCAGCTCGGGGTCATGCCTCTCGAGGCGGCCCTGGATCGCGCCCGGACCGAGGGGCTGGACCTCGTTGAAATCAGCCCCATGGCCAGTCCTCCGGTCTGCAAGATCATGGACTACGGCAAGTTCAAGTACGAGGAGAAGAAGAAGGCCTCGGAAGCGAAGCGTGCCCAGGTCACGGTCCTGCTCAAGGAAGTGAAGCTCCGTCCGAAGACGGAAGAGCACGACTACGAGTTCAAGGTCCGCAATACCCGCCGGTTCATCGAGGACGGGAACAAGGCGAAGGTCGTCATCCAGTTCCGTGGGCGTGAAATCACGCACAAGGAGCAGGGCACGGCCATCCTCGACGACGTGGCCAAGGACCTGAAGGACGTGGCCGTCGTGGAGCAGATGCCCCGCATGGAAGGGCGTCTGATGTTCATGATCCTCGCGCCCACGCCGAAGGTGGCGCAGAAGGCCCGCGAGCTGGTTCGTCAGGCCGCCACCGCCGCCAAGCGGACCCCTCCTCCGGGTGCCCCTGCCGCGGGCAAGTCGGCTGGTGCCAGCAGTGGCGCTGGGGAGAAGTCCGAGGAGAAGGCCGAGGAGACGGCCGAGGAGACGAAGGAAGCGCAGGCCGCGCCGGCAGCAGCCGAGGCGCAGAGCCCGACGGCGTCCTGA
- a CDS encoding DUF2135 domain-containing protein, whose translation MLPVLLAVLLAQTPASNPRQQGVPIGKGKTLPVVTLTAPSGGWTVDRMMLIEGTVSDTTIDPVVVSINGDRYLMRTYRGRFSRKFPAASGKNVVTVMATNQAGTARTQATSYAQIPPVPFKVVLTSDTDGVYTDLHLYEPTDASAAGDTLDVQKMAHVYWADTASPSGGTFFLNSQGGDFDQPAYGPYLYIHRAPPKGVYLVATNYWPSGDKAHTVATLNLSLFEGTPNEIRRMVRIPLATPGTTRVLAWVNVLGGGQAEVYVPSQDPRPKHAAWPKNLDEALKALQSNGDGGGEGEY comes from the coding sequence ATGCTGCCTGTCCTCCTCGCCGTGCTGCTGGCGCAGACGCCCGCCTCCAATCCCCGTCAACAGGGCGTGCCCATTGGCAAGGGCAAGACGCTCCCGGTCGTCACCCTGACCGCGCCGTCGGGCGGTTGGACGGTGGACCGGATGATGCTCATCGAGGGCACCGTCAGCGACACCACCATTGACCCGGTGGTGGTGTCCATCAACGGCGACCGCTACCTGATGCGCACGTACCGCGGGCGCTTCAGCCGCAAGTTCCCCGCCGCCAGCGGGAAGAATGTCGTCACGGTGATGGCCACCAACCAGGCCGGCACCGCGCGCACCCAGGCCACCAGCTACGCGCAGATTCCGCCGGTGCCCTTCAAGGTGGTGCTTACCAGCGACACCGACGGCGTCTACACCGACCTGCACCTGTACGAGCCCACCGACGCCAGCGCCGCGGGTGACACCCTGGACGTGCAGAAGATGGCGCACGTGTACTGGGCCGACACCGCGAGCCCCTCCGGTGGCACCTTCTTCCTCAACTCGCAGGGCGGTGACTTCGACCAGCCCGCGTATGGCCCGTACCTCTACATCCACCGCGCGCCGCCCAAGGGCGTGTACCTGGTGGCCACCAACTACTGGCCCAGCGGTGACAAGGCCCACACCGTGGCCACGCTGAACCTGTCGCTCTTCGAGGGCACGCCGAACGAGATTCGCCGCATGGTGCGCATCCCCCTGGCCACGCCGGGTACCACCCGCGTGCTGGCCTGGGTGAACGTGCTCGGGGGCGGGCAGGCGGAGGTGTACGTGCCCTCGCAGGACCCGCGTCCGAAGCACGCCGCGTGGCCGAAGAATCTGGATGAGGCCCTCAAGGCGCTCCAGTCCAATGGGGATGGCGGCGGCGAAGGCGAGTACTGA
- a CDS encoding DUF1175 family protein, with the protein MRRVLPVLLLLHASAPLANGTAGVRPHASAPSASGAVSVRTHASSPAAPSHASAPAAADARPPDAEAATTPETRDMLLRRLVARVALAQVRKQDAAWHPDQRDCAGLIRFAFRSAYKQVAPDRLSTPLWRDGRGHPSDFADAEVLLQHSFQLLGRDDATRESLRTGDVLAFRQEQDAGPIFHLMLVVRPEDRAHAPARVVYHPGEKGAAVRTGVLHHLATEAPLEWRPVPQNASFLGFFRFKEWMS; encoded by the coding sequence ATGCGCCGCGTCCTTCCCGTGCTCCTGCTGCTCCATGCATCCGCGCCTCTGGCGAACGGAACGGCTGGCGTGCGGCCTCATGCGTCAGCGCCGTCCGCGTCCGGCGCGGTCAGTGTGCGGACCCACGCGTCCTCGCCTGCGGCGCCGTCCCATGCTTCCGCGCCAGCGGCAGCGGACGCGAGGCCGCCCGACGCGGAGGCAGCCACGACGCCCGAGACGCGCGACATGCTGCTCCGTCGTCTGGTGGCGCGCGTGGCGCTGGCCCAGGTCCGCAAGCAGGACGCCGCGTGGCATCCGGACCAGCGTGACTGCGCGGGCCTCATCCGCTTCGCCTTCCGTTCCGCCTACAAGCAGGTGGCTCCGGACCGCCTGTCCACGCCGCTGTGGCGTGACGGCCGGGGCCACCCGTCGGACTTCGCGGACGCGGAGGTGCTGCTCCAGCACAGCTTCCAGCTCCTGGGCCGTGACGATGCCACCCGGGAGTCGCTGCGCACCGGCGACGTGCTCGCCTTCCGCCAGGAGCAGGACGCGGGCCCCATCTTCCATCTGATGCTGGTGGTGCGCCCGGAGGACCGGGCCCATGCGCCCGCGCGCGTCGTCTACCACCCGGGGGAGAAGGGCGCCGCGGTGCGCACCGGCGTCCTCCACCACCTGGCCACCGAGGCGCCGCTGGAGTGGCGCCCGGTGCCGCAGAACGCTTCCTTCCTCGGCTTCTTCCGTTTCAAGGAGTGGATGTCATGA
- a CDS encoding MG2 domain-containing protein, producing the protein MKCLIRLAALSALMLSGVALAKPLYITVPRSYGTQEPVAVDVAFEDKGPVELRVLKPENLDAFIRAQGDLRRAYQTPPTLKNPGRALSRGFNAVRTPGMFLLDTLNPAFRDEVGEVLPRSPQASGSGEPLAKVAEGPERLVGVPPGFTVARSQWLNLDLGGAERDFNVPGFNASGPSGFQERRVTLAPLPAGTYVLQMVQGRVEGQVVLVVSDLTVQLKQTDGQVLVRVAGRDQKPREGAEVQVYLPKGKGPVGKTNAKGEVTLEVSEPRVIATATAGGDTAIVDTDFYSALAVAPDVFIYSDRPIYKPGHEVKFRGVVRQPDTFLARLFTPKKRQVQVKLVSQEGRALTTRASVDEFGAFHGTLKVPEDLGTGVLRVEAEVDGHPHQGEARVQDYVKPTFYLEMEPASETVVPGQTLRAKVRARRYAGGTPDATKYEVFLYRSLLDAPAWVDDAGKGGQGSDVTYGSASSTEGKLSVPERLYSSVEARGAYDDPWSSASGFDANGEAEIEVAVPALAAGEERLPYRYSLTVRARDDQETFANATSAFFLSKVEVLGLARYSDAVVAKSGDATLAIRATTLSGKPYGVTQGEVEFVRRAADGSEKSLGKRSFSTAADGTHREKVPTSDVGTVLARVVVKDKNGETWQGEESLLVIGGADEPVARVPNLTLASLSGTLAPGDTAKLVALMPDSWGSGGRDAGPVWVTLSGASLYDTQVVELTGRTLVHSFNVEKRFGSAVYASVAYPTATGRWEERTVAFRVIPRERTLTVELQPRRAEAPPLTEQSIDVRVVDHEGRGVVAQLSVGVVDKAVYAIQSEFRPKVLDFFYPPARNNVSNFFSSEFQGYGYGEALARKMAGLPDHAFASIKPPSRQTKDLERDTAHWDPTVVTDRDGRATVRFTLPSNQTLWVVTAVAADTSGRFGEGTSEFATRGGLNLYAALPQFLREGDEALASVRLSAGEKSPASQLLDVKLASLGALKADQFEHKVELAKGGEQVVPLTLKAASTGAAQLTVNVAGGKDPLRDLKRFDVGPAAVEDEVKVSAWGGGALEVPAPQEATLARVELVLQPSIVDAALSNVRELLTYPYGCLEQLVSTTVPNVAVYQVLQKAGALAKLDTDTQALLAEARSRSVQGTARILDLSVKGGGFTWFGGYETPSLPLTLIALDGLAYAAEAGLVDRADPRLVESARWLEAQEGLPPEYDATRAYVLARLEGSKQAARVRALVQGAEGGDLYPLALAVLAAEKAGVIKEPALQTQINALVARSAQGYATLAALTPGQPLEQSEAFFRFPLRRVGMTAIAAHAASFGTLDITRARRRILELLSEPDLSTFDRSTALLHSLWLLERDAKAMQGMKAPEVKGVKTPVKFAPRGLGLVAVLAPGTRTVDVGGFDGVATLRATTRTPLSAVQPKAEGMSIQRAYYVLREGGKVRLGAGDTVSQGEEVYVELTLDARGDNRVRSAYYVVEDAVPAGFVPLQEDKAFRGPPHSLPLVPEALKRRVLNPERATFFFEEPAWWSDSPRTVGYVLRAQFAGTFSAPPAHIEDMYAASIHGRTAADSLKVVPSKKRLGDL; encoded by the coding sequence ATGAAGTGCCTCATCCGACTGGCGGCTCTGTCCGCGCTCATGCTGTCCGGCGTGGCCCTGGCCAAGCCGCTCTACATCACCGTCCCGCGCTCCTATGGCACCCAGGAGCCGGTGGCGGTGGACGTCGCCTTCGAGGACAAGGGCCCCGTCGAGCTGCGCGTCCTCAAGCCGGAGAACCTGGACGCCTTCATCCGCGCCCAGGGAGATTTGCGTCGCGCGTACCAGACGCCGCCCACGCTGAAGAACCCGGGCCGCGCGCTCAGCCGGGGCTTCAACGCGGTGCGCACGCCGGGCATGTTCCTGCTCGACACGCTCAACCCCGCGTTCCGCGACGAGGTGGGAGAGGTGCTGCCCCGTTCGCCGCAAGCGTCGGGCTCGGGCGAGCCGCTGGCCAAGGTGGCCGAGGGACCGGAGCGCCTGGTGGGCGTGCCGCCCGGCTTCACGGTGGCGCGCAGCCAGTGGCTGAACCTGGACCTGGGCGGCGCCGAGCGGGACTTCAACGTCCCCGGCTTCAACGCCAGTGGCCCCAGCGGCTTCCAGGAGCGCCGCGTCACGCTGGCGCCGCTGCCCGCGGGCACCTACGTGCTCCAGATGGTGCAGGGCCGCGTGGAGGGACAGGTGGTGCTGGTCGTCAGTGACTTGACGGTGCAGCTCAAGCAGACGGATGGCCAGGTGCTGGTGCGCGTGGCGGGCCGGGACCAGAAGCCGCGCGAGGGCGCCGAGGTGCAGGTGTACCTGCCCAAGGGCAAGGGCCCGGTGGGGAAGACGAACGCGAAGGGCGAGGTGACGCTGGAGGTGTCGGAGCCGCGCGTCATCGCCACGGCGACGGCGGGTGGGGACACGGCCATTGTCGACACGGACTTCTACTCCGCGCTGGCGGTGGCGCCGGACGTGTTCATCTACAGCGACCGGCCCATCTACAAGCCGGGCCACGAGGTGAAGTTCCGCGGCGTGGTGCGCCAGCCGGACACCTTCCTGGCGCGCCTCTTCACGCCGAAGAAGCGCCAGGTGCAGGTGAAGCTCGTCTCGCAGGAGGGCCGCGCCCTGACCACGCGCGCCTCGGTGGACGAGTTCGGCGCCTTCCACGGCACGCTGAAGGTGCCGGAGGACCTGGGCACCGGCGTGCTGCGCGTGGAGGCGGAGGTGGACGGCCACCCGCACCAGGGCGAGGCCCGCGTTCAGGACTACGTGAAGCCCACCTTCTATCTGGAGATGGAGCCCGCGTCGGAGACGGTGGTGCCCGGGCAGACGCTGCGCGCGAAGGTGCGCGCCCGCCGCTATGCCGGTGGGACGCCCGACGCCACGAAGTACGAGGTGTTCCTCTACCGCAGCCTGCTGGACGCGCCCGCCTGGGTGGATGACGCGGGCAAGGGCGGTCAGGGCAGCGACGTGACGTACGGCAGCGCCTCCAGCACGGAGGGCAAGCTGAGCGTGCCGGAGCGGCTGTACTCCTCCGTGGAGGCGCGCGGCGCCTATGACGACCCGTGGTCCAGCGCCAGCGGCTTCGACGCCAACGGCGAGGCTGAAATCGAGGTGGCCGTGCCGGCGCTGGCCGCTGGCGAGGAGCGGCTGCCGTACCGGTACTCGCTCACCGTGCGCGCGCGCGATGACCAGGAGACCTTCGCCAACGCCACGTCCGCCTTCTTCCTGTCGAAGGTGGAGGTGCTGGGCCTGGCGCGTTACTCCGACGCGGTGGTGGCCAAGAGCGGCGACGCGACGCTGGCGATTCGCGCCACCACGCTGTCGGGCAAGCCCTACGGCGTGACGCAGGGCGAGGTGGAGTTCGTGCGGCGCGCGGCGGATGGCTCGGAGAAGAGCCTGGGCAAGCGCTCCTTCTCCACGGCGGCGGATGGCACGCACCGTGAGAAGGTCCCCACCTCGGACGTGGGCACCGTGCTGGCGCGCGTGGTGGTGAAGGACAAGAACGGTGAGACGTGGCAGGGCGAGGAGTCCCTGCTCGTCATCGGCGGCGCGGACGAGCCGGTGGCGCGCGTGCCCAACCTGACGCTGGCCTCGCTGTCCGGGACGCTGGCGCCGGGAGACACCGCGAAGCTGGTGGCGCTGATGCCGGACAGCTGGGGCTCGGGCGGCCGTGACGCGGGCCCGGTGTGGGTGACGCTGTCGGGCGCCTCGCTCTACGACACGCAGGTGGTGGAGCTGACGGGCCGCACGCTGGTGCACAGCTTCAACGTGGAGAAGCGCTTCGGCAGCGCGGTGTACGCGTCCGTCGCGTACCCCACGGCTACGGGCCGCTGGGAGGAGCGCACGGTGGCCTTCCGGGTGATTCCGCGCGAGCGCACCCTCACGGTGGAGCTGCAGCCCCGGCGCGCGGAGGCCCCGCCGCTCACCGAGCAGAGCATCGACGTGCGCGTGGTGGACCACGAGGGCCGCGGCGTGGTGGCGCAGCTGTCCGTGGGCGTGGTGGACAAGGCCGTCTACGCCATCCAGAGCGAGTTCCGGCCCAAGGTGCTGGACTTCTTCTACCCGCCGGCGCGCAACAACGTGTCCAACTTCTTCTCCTCGGAGTTCCAGGGCTACGGCTACGGCGAGGCGCTGGCGCGGAAGATGGCGGGGCTGCCGGACCACGCCTTCGCCTCCATCAAGCCGCCCAGCCGCCAGACGAAGGACCTGGAGCGCGACACCGCGCACTGGGACCCGACGGTGGTGACGGACCGGGATGGCCGCGCCACGGTGCGCTTCACGCTGCCCTCCAACCAGACGTTGTGGGTGGTGACGGCGGTGGCGGCGGACACCTCCGGCCGCTTCGGCGAGGGCACCTCCGAGTTCGCCACGCGCGGCGGCCTCAACCTCTACGCCGCGCTGCCGCAGTTCCTCCGCGAAGGCGACGAGGCGCTCGCCTCCGTGCGTCTGTCGGCGGGAGAGAAGTCGCCGGCCAGCCAGCTGCTGGACGTGAAGCTGGCGTCGCTGGGCGCGCTGAAGGCGGACCAGTTCGAGCACAAGGTGGAGCTGGCGAAGGGCGGTGAGCAGGTGGTGCCGCTGACGCTGAAGGCCGCGTCCACGGGCGCCGCGCAGCTCACCGTGAATGTGGCGGGCGGCAAGGACCCGCTGAGGGACCTCAAGCGCTTCGACGTGGGCCCGGCGGCGGTGGAGGACGAGGTGAAGGTGAGCGCCTGGGGCGGCGGCGCGCTGGAGGTGCCCGCGCCTCAGGAAGCGACGCTGGCGCGCGTGGAGCTGGTACTCCAGCCGTCCATCGTCGACGCGGCGCTGTCCAACGTGCGCGAGCTGCTCACGTACCCCTACGGCTGCCTGGAGCAGCTGGTGTCCACCACCGTGCCCAACGTGGCGGTGTACCAGGTGCTGCAGAAGGCGGGCGCGCTGGCGAAGCTGGACACGGACACGCAGGCGCTGCTGGCGGAGGCGCGCAGCCGCTCCGTGCAGGGCACCGCGCGCATCCTCGACCTGTCGGTGAAGGGCGGCGGCTTCACCTGGTTCGGCGGCTATGAGACGCCGAGCCTGCCGCTGACGCTCATCGCGCTGGACGGCCTGGCCTACGCCGCCGAGGCGGGGCTGGTGGACCGCGCCGACCCGCGCCTGGTGGAGAGCGCCCGCTGGCTGGAGGCGCAGGAGGGCCTGCCGCCAGAATACGACGCCACGCGCGCCTACGTGCTGGCGCGGCTGGAGGGCTCCAAGCAGGCCGCGCGCGTCCGGGCGCTGGTGCAGGGCGCGGAGGGCGGGGACCTGTACCCGCTGGCCCTGGCGGTGCTGGCCGCGGAGAAGGCCGGCGTCATCAAGGAGCCCGCGCTCCAGACTCAAATCAACGCGCTGGTCGCGCGCAGCGCGCAGGGCTACGCCACGCTGGCCGCCCTCACGCCGGGCCAGCCGCTGGAGCAGTCGGAGGCCTTCTTCCGCTTCCCGCTGCGGCGCGTGGGCATGACGGCCATCGCCGCGCACGCGGCCTCGTTCGGCACGCTGGACATCACCCGCGCGCGCCGCCGCATCCTGGAGCTGCTGTCCGAGCCTGACCTGTCCACCTTCGACCGGAGCACCGCGCTGCTGCACTCGCTGTGGCTGCTGGAGCGCGACGCGAAGGCGATGCAGGGCATGAAGGCGCCCGAGGTGAAGGGCGTGAAGACGCCGGTGAAGTTCGCCCCGCGCGGTCTGGGCCTGGTGGCGGTGCTGGCGCCGGGTACGCGCACCGTGGACGTGGGCGGCTTCGACGGCGTGGCCACGCTGCGCGCCACCACGCGCACTCCGTTGTCCGCCGTGCAGCCGAAGGCGGAGGGCATGTCCATCCAGCGCGCCTACTACGTGCTGCGCGAGGGCGGGAAGGTGCGGCTGGGCGCGGGCGACACCGTGTCCCAGGGCGAGGAGGTCTACGTGGAGCTGACGCTGGATGCGCGCGGCGACAACCGCGTGCGCTCGGCGTACTACGTGGTGGAGGACGCGGTGCCCGCCGGCTTCGTGCCGCTCCAGGAGGACAAGGCCTTCCGTGGGCCGCCGCACTCGCTGCCGCTGGTGCCCGAGGCGCTCAAGCGCCGCGTGCTCAACCCGGAGCGGGCGACCTTCTTCTTCGAGGAGCCGGCGTGGTGGAGCGACAGCCCGCGCACCGTGGGCTACGTGCTGCGCGCGCAGTTCGCCGGCACCTTCTCCGCGCCGCCCGCGCACATCGAGGACATGTACGCCGCCAGCATCCACGGGCGGACGGCCGCGGACTCGCTGAAGGTGGTGCCCTCCAAGAAGCGCCTGGGCGACCTGTAG